The DNA window TGTTCAAGTGTAGTGTTGTTACACTAACACTCATTGTATATTGTCCACCTCTAATTGTATTGACTATTTGCGAAGCTTGCTATACACATACTCCTGTACTTCCTCCATACAGTAATTATCTATCAATCTTGTATGTTgtgataataatacattttatttggataGCACCTTTAAGTACAGTgacaaaaaatacaataacaagTGAAAATAGCAGTTACAAGTACGATATtatattacatacatacatacataaatcacagatTAAAAAAGGGAGCCCATTTTGAGCCCATTTTTGCAGGTGAGTGAGGGAGAATGTctgaggtggagatggagaaggCCTTGTCTATATCTGAATCTGGATTGAAATGGTTTGTAGTGCAGGTGGGTTTTGAGTTGGGAGGTGACAGTATGTTacagtattttttaaagaaagggAAGATTGGAGATGGGGCTGTAGTTGTTGGGGATGTCAAGGCCAAGGCCAGGATTTTTGAGGATGGGTGTGACAGAGGCGAGTTTGAGGGTTGGGGGGACAGAGCCAGTAGACAGGGAGGAGTTGGTTAAAGAGAGGATGAGCTAGCAGAGAGCAGGGAGACAAGCTATGACTAGTGTAGAGGGGatggggttcaggtcagagTCTTCATGCCAGACAGTGAGTTATTGAGTTCTGAGTGGGTGATAGGTGAGAATGAGTGATTAGTTGGGGGTGGAGGTGGGCTGGTAGTGGCTAGTTGTTTGTAGATGGTCTCAATCTTTGATTGGTCAAATGAGAGGAAGGAGTTTCATTTATCAGCTGTGAATGAGTGGGAGAGATTGTCCATGGGTTTGAGAAGTTTGTTAATTGTGGAGAAGAGGACCTTGGGGTTAGCAGTACCAGGTAGTAGTAGGTGGAGCGTTTTCAAATCAATACACTAACTATcctgtatttgttttataatcAAGACAGtaagtatctatctatcctttgtttcttttctaaCTATTAAAGtaagtatctatctatcaatcctGTACGTTTGTACAGTTAGTATCTATTTATCCTGTATGTTTTCTAATCAATAAAGTACATATCCTTTTCCTGTTCCTGTTTTCTTATCAATAAGTATTGTGTTCCTGTTTTCTAATCAATAAAGTTTATATCCTGTTTATTTTTTCGAATCAATAAAGTTTAAATCCTGTTTATGTTTTCCAATCAATAAAGTTTATATCCTGtaatttttcaaataaataaagtttatatccTGTACAGGTTTTTCTAATCAATAAGGTCAGTGAGTTTCTTGGCTACTGGCTACTGCTGGGCCCACATGTTTCACCGACATCTTCGATATGATTAAACTCTTGTGGACATTATCACATCTCATCCCTCACCACGTTCTCTCCACTttccttcacattcacacattatcACCAATTAGCCTGTTAAACTGAAACACCGGGAAACAATGGGACACGTCTCTGTTAGCATGCAGGCTAGCTCGGCTGTGCTAGCAGACAGCAGTGGCGGCGCCGGGCGGTAGATAGGACGCAAATCAAAGGTTTAACTCGCAGGAAGACATTGAAGGGGCAGCTCCTGACCTCCTGTGGGAGCAGCTCCGGCACCGGGACCGCTTTGTGCTCCTCTGGAACCGCAGCGACTCCGaccgacaacaacaacacggcgGCGGCGAGCGGAACCAGGGCGCGGAACACATCTCTCCCGGCCCGACCCCGTGCTCCACACAGCGTCACAGACATGATGGTTCCGGATACACCGACCGAAGACAGTTGGCTCGTGGCTTTCTACTCCGCTAATCACTCGATGTCTCCGGCAGCAGGACGGGCTAGCTTcatattagcattagcatcatCCACAGTGCGAGGGTGTCCTCCGTGATACACGTCACGCTCAGAGGAAGCCCAACCAACTCGGGCGGAAGTTACCACCCTGCTGTGGCACTGGCCATAAAAGCTGAGCGATGATTGGACCAGCGCAACAATGACGTAGGCCAGTGGCTGTCGGACGCACCGGAGGGCTCAGTGATTGGTCAATCGCACTGTCAGTATCAGAAGCATTGAGACcttagtaaaacaaaaaaataaaatatatataacagttCAATTAAATCATCATCAGTGGTACATTGTTATATTAGTGTAATAAAGACCAGATTTCTTAAAATGTCGATAATCTTATAATATGcaaatgttccttttttaaatgtctattCAGTGGTTGCATCGGTCACTTTTAAAGTCTATATATTCAGCAGTGATTATTTGACAATAAATATACAAGTTTAAATCCAAAATTACTAATCTTTAATTCAATAATATCAGTTCAGCCACAGGTTGATTATCAATTATATCGCCATCTAGTGGGTTCACCAAGTCATAGCACAAACTCCACATGGACTCAGATTAATACAGATAAAGAAGCGCACAAACAGAACATCGAGCATAAATGGCatgatttttctattttcatttaattacaATTATTTAGAAAACATGTCCGACTTTCTAACgagtttctctctttccccttATGTTTTGAAAAGACCTTTtattaatcaaatatttaaagttgTATAATTTAACAATGCAAAAATATGTTAACATTTCATGAAGGTATTTAGTTTTTACAAAACCGCATCTTGCTGTAACAAACAAGTGTTTTGTGGTGAGGTTTCTCATTTCTTCACATCAGCGTCTGAGGAACAGCTCCCCTTTCACCCCTCACACCTCTGCTGTTGAAGAACAATCCTGCAGCACTGCTAAACCTCATGTTCACACTCGGCAGCAGCTGCACTGCATGAAGTCCTTTTGAGTATCGAGCAGCTCCGCTTGGTTGGGTGCACGGTTTCAACCAACGCAGTGAGAGGCAAGTTCACTCCTGCGCATTCAGATCCTGTTCACTCTTCCCCAAAATGGAATGCATAACAAGATGCAAAGATATTCAAAACACAAAAGGTATGAATGCTTTTCTGTGTCTCGGGTATGATTCATATTTGCTGATGTAGAGCTCATGACAGAGCTGTGCAGCCAGTGCCTGGTTGAATAGCACATAGAGGACAACAAGCCACCAGGTCAGAGACAGGCCTCCATACACCAAGGCCAGGGAGATGTAGATCAGCAGCTCAGAGAAGTAATGTGGGCATGAAACCAGCTCAAACCAGCCTCCGGTTGGCACTTTGTGAGCCAGCGTCTCCACTGATCCTGCCACACAACAGACGGAAAATACATCATGTGACTTTTATATGACCAATGAATGAAATGTATATGTGTAATGTGTCAGTGTCCCTCATGCTAACTATCCCACATATAAAATGCTtagggtttttctttctttctttccttcttttacacttttattcATGTCAAAAATATTACATCACATAATATtctaacaaaataataaaatatttaaaatgacaacaaaacaaacaaatatatcaaaatcaAAAGAGTTACAGTTGTAAATATGATATTGGCATTCATGGAACACTTTCTAAAGGCTAACAAATGGCTTCAAGTACCTGACTGATCATCTTTGCACAAGTTCTTCAagcaatgtaaaagaaaaaaaaggaacatgTCTGCATCTGTTTGACCTAGAAGTCGAAAATTCTCTCTCAATCAGTATTAGAAATAGATTGATCTAAACCTTTTCCTTTACTTACCaagattttatataattttcacATGGATTAAAAAGTGCAGACTAGTAATCATCACATCATATTTAGCAAATAAATGCATATGCATGTTCTATTTTGGAAAAATGAATCTCCTCCTacttttaagatgtttttggaCCAAATATCAAATTTCTGACTTTGAGGGGAAATAATTTAACAGTGGACATGTTTTTCGAGAGTTCCACTATTGTCTTGCTTGGTGGACTTGTACACAGGTTTGTTAAAGCATCATTCatctcattgtttttctttacaagcCCACAACTCAACTCACTACAAAAAGGTAGAAAGAGAAATATCATATCATCACATGTAGGAAATGCTCATTAAAAATAACGTGTAGTAAACAAAACACGCAGGAACTGGAAGAGAACTGCTGGGGCCTACCTGACTTTCCAGTGCGCAGCCTGGCCAGCAGGACAATGGACTGGTGCTGCAGCAGCGAGGCGGCAACGAAAAATCCAAACCCAGCCACGTGAAACCAGCTCAACTTGGAGAGGAGGGAGCCAGCCCCTTGAACAGAACAGCACAAACGTCAACATAACACAGTAGAGGCAGTGAACAGCTCATACGTCTAGGTCTTTTCATTCTCACCTTTTCCCCCTTGATCTGAGCCGAGCACTGTTAACCCCAGCACGATGTAGTACCCGAGGCCGAAGACATACTGCAGCACATGCATGGCTCCATCGGAGAAGACACTGACCCACAGGCACTCCAGCAGCCTCCTGAGGGAGTGGagccagagcagcagctgcaccagGAGAGTGGACAGCTGTGGGACTACAGGCAGGAGCAGCATCAGACACTAGAGTAAAACAGGGGGAGTAAAGCTTTAACAGTGCAGGTGGGGGGCAGCCTACCCTGGCTGTCTGCATCTCTTGCACCTGACAACATGTCTAACGTCCCCGTGAGCCACGATGGCAGCGAGTGATGCCGAAACGTGAAGTTCAGGTACAAGGTCAGGAGGAAACCATTCCAGCAAACCGAGACCGCGTAGAAGTGCCAGAAacacctggaggagagaagaggctgcagctggatcTCCATGCTCAGATTATTAAGAGGTAAACAATGGTGTTACAGatataaacagattttaatctCTGTAGAAATTGCTGTGTTtgagctgtggggggggggggtcgtttCTTACCTTTTAGGGACGTCGAACACTCGCAGCCATTCGTCTCGTTTGaggtgttgttttgtttttccgtAGCGAATGAGATCCTGAAATACAATGTACATACGACATGTTTGGTATTTACTGGAGAGCTTGTGAACGCAAAGAGCTGCGAGGAAACAACAGGCGAGAAAAGACCAGAAAACACGGATCCAACTCAGGAGCGAGCGCCCAGGCATTTTCAGTGCGGCGTTGTTTTGTGTAACAGGGAAAAGGGGCCGATGGGAAAACGCTCGCAACAGTTCCGGGTGAAATGTGAAGGGACTACATTCACAATCCATAATTCAGATGCAATAATCTATTTGATTAGTAGGTGCTCGTGTGAAATGTGCATCAAACAGTGTCCGTGAGAAGAGCTGTAAACTGTGCGTTCAGATTACACATGTGTACAAATgctccagcaggtggcagcactTTAAACACCCCACATGACAAGTAAAGCCAACATGAGAGTATTTTAGACTCTTTACTCTTTGTCTTGTCAGTTTGACTCTGAACATGCAAAGTGAAATGCAGTGGTGGGGTAAATATTCAGATTATGCCCTAAAAACGGATTTTTATCTATGTTTGACTGatcttttgaaatgtttttggtAATGTTTTGGAAATGTGAGATATAAACAAGTcagaataatttaaaacaacattttaatgatttgtgtgttgttgaatCAAGTGTCTAAAACCACGCACTTATTATAGTAGCATTGAGGACCAAGAAATCAGGTGAACATTGCCAGAAACTGGAACCTGAGCTTAAAATGACTTAAATAACAATTGACTATGAATGATAAACCAATCACTTAATGGACAAACCATTTCAACTCAACCCTACAGGATAGAAACAGACTGCAAGGGACCATCATGGCTGCAGAAAAACTCATAGGTGCCAACCTGCTCTCCACTCAGTACTGACACACCTCTAGACTGAAGAAACGTGCATGAAGCATCAGTGCATACCTCTAACGTCCTGTTGTTACAGCTGTTCCAGCCTCTCCCCTCAGTGAGGCGCTACAGAGCACTGAACAATAGCCAGACACAAGAACGGTTTCTTCCCACAGTGCCTGATGTACACGTTGTCAAACACGTAAACAATGCACAGTGGTAACATACAGAGCAATTGATTTGCACTCACTCGATTCATGGTGTGTAGTCATCACTAAACtgtatattgtttattatttgccCTATTTTTTACTTGGTGTTAAGAATAAATTAgtaatatatgtttgtttactATATAAACATATTGAGATCAATGTTATACCAGAGTAAAATGTGCTGCATTCTCCCACATACTTGTCCATTAAGGCTGATTCTGATATGACTACAGACATCACCTCACTGGATTATTATCACAGATTAACTGATACATGAAAGCAACAATTGAGTGTATTTTTAGACTGTATAAGATGATTAACTATTAGTAAATAAATGTATAGGAATGTTTTGCATTTTATGAATTAATCATTTGTGTTGTGTGCCTAATAAATGTGACTTAATAAGTAATAGGAATGCATTGGGAACAACAAGACAGAGTACTACGGAGGAATGGTGGTGAATTAACAACTGAGCATCTGTGAGGACTGGGTTTGGACGTGTAGAAAATAATTTGCAGCTGTAGAATAAAGTCAAATTTGAAGTCACAAAGGTTAATGCTTTAGGAGTTTCAAACTTGTAGATTATTTTCTCTCACACAAATATCTACTAAAAATCTTCATTACAGGTTGAAAGATCCCAGTGTTTCCCCAGTACAAGGGTAGTGGGTCCAGCTCTCAGTTTAAAGGGTCAGTGCCCATAGCTCTAAAGAAAATTAGTCAAATAATGTTTGTACTGATTATGCTGGTGGTGATTATACTAGACTACCTTCTAATTGCCTACATCCAAGTGCCTCCCTGCTTGATGAAGCACCAAACTAAGTCACACTATGAGTAAGATACATCTACCAGTCACACTTGTTAACAGCAGCTCTCCTCTTAAAGAACTGAACTCTTAGTGAATcactatgtttttgttttagagAACTGTTGAGGTCAAAGTGTCAGTTTATTCTATTTTGGCTAAAGTAACCTTTAAGAACCATCAACGttgttaaacacacatttagatATTAGTTTTACACTtatgaaagaaacacaaagtcaacCTGAAAATGCAATTTCAGAAATGTCTTTAACAGGAAATACTGATAGCAAGGGTAATGCAAACCCCTATGTCAGATTAAGATTGTGTaaatcttaataaaaaaaattgataaacAAATATAAGATTAGTAAAGTTATAAGAGCTGATGTTGTAGCAATCTAAAACCTCAGGGGTTAGACTACATGGCCTTGGTAATCTATCCCTACCCATGGAGCTTTAGGAGATCCACGGAGGAGCTGTGACTCAGTCTGGTAAATTTCCATGACAGTTTTGTAAGCACAGAGAACTTTGGGTCCAAATTCTAATTATGTTTATAACACCTTGGTTACAAATCACAAATTGAGAAAGCCCTGCTCTTACACGTTTTGTTATAGTTCTTTTAGCAAATATTAATATCCCTTTGAAGATATAGTGAAGCAAATGTTCTGTGTGCATTGGTGTTGAGATGTGAGTGACAATTTAGAGCAAATCTCTGGAGATGAAATTggcacctcttcatcacacttTGATCTTAGGGACGGTGTTACCAAACAAGAAGTTGAAGTTCTTGAGTCAGATGTTGACGATTGCATTATTACAATGCAGTAATATGTCAAAAGGAaaagaagtgtgtttgtgtgaaagacCAAAAAAAGCCTTTGAGGCATTCGATTCCAGGATGCCTCTTGGAGGAACACAGTGTCCTGTCTGAGGAAGTGTGGACTGTTTCCTGcttccctcccttccctctccGTTGTTTTACTGCCCAAAGACCTGGGCCCTCTGCAGGCCCCTAAAACACTGCCTAGTAAACAACAGGGTGAGCACTGGATGAGAAGACtttaaaatactgaaaatacaAATTGGTATGTCCAGAATCAAATAGAGATACAGGATGAAGGCCACTTCCATTCCATAGCTCCTGTCCCCATACCGCACCAAAAAGATATTCTCAAGATGAGTGTTCATCTCTaaattttgacatttttctaatttttgttttgcctttCAGGAAAATTTCACTGGACAACAGGCTTATAGCTGCCAAGGCAACTCTTAGCTCAGCTTATCATCAAGACTTGAAGCAGGTAGAAATAACTAGCATGCTATCTGCAAGGATTTTACAAATGCTATGTATTGCACCGATAATAACACATTTCATGTGCTTTTCTACAAAAAACTAAAGTGTAGAAACGACAAATTACTGTGGTTCATCGAGACTATTTCTTGGCTGCATGCTGTGACCTCTGGCCAAGACATGGTCCAGTTTTAGGGATATCAGTGGTCTGATCTAACTCTGAAGCAAATCCCAAACTGTCAAACTGTTTCTGTAACTGTGCCAAAAATCAACCAGCTCCTACAATTATTTTAAAGCCAAGAACCATATTTTTGTCCCCTGGATGTTTGTGCTCTATCTCTATATGTTTTCAATGATTTTTGTGTCTGCTCCTCTCTTTTGCTGTTTTTGTCTCTGCTCTGCAAAGCTCTTTAGAGATCATGTGAGCCATTTAAGGCCTCAGAGTTCTTATGATCAGTTGGACAGTGTGAGCAGAACCCTGAGTAGTCGATTTCTAATGATGTGAAATACAAAAGCTGTGGCAGCTGTGGCAGCTGTGGCAGCTGTGGCACAGGGGGAAGAGCAGGTCGCTGGTGGTTTGATCACCCTCTCCTCCAGTCCACAtgctgtgtccttgtgtccttgacccccaaattgccccttATGGCTGTGTGTCGGCCGTGTGTGAATGGTGTATGATTGAAAAAGTGTTTCATAGTGGTACTGTATGAAagggtgtgtgaatgggttaaTGTGGCTTGTAGTGTGAAGGGCTTTGAGTAGTTGATAGGACTAGAAAAACCTAtgcaatataaaaaacactCCATTTACCATTTCACTGTGAAAAGCCACCCAGTGGTCGGAGCTGTCAATTTGTACTAACCACACTCATAAACAACTTGTTGGCCATTTTATCTTGATTTCAGTCTGGGGTATGGGTTATATTTTCGTTGTGGCCCCGTGTTTGTCGTATGTTGTCGACTCTGTCCTGTCTGACTCCTTTGTTTACGATGTAAAGGTGACCACATTGGTTTCTCCTGTGGGGATAGCGAAGTTACCAAACACACTACAAACGTTTCTGTGATACATTTTCCCTTCTTCGTTTCTTGTAATAAGTGCTTCATGCTGTGACCTCTGCTGAGTTTCATGTACACTCCCCTGATGCCATCTGTGCTGTGCCCTCTTTTCTGTTCCTTAAAACAATGCAgagtgaacacacaaacacgacccccccccctcccattctTTCTGTGTTGAATTGTGGGACATTGACCTTTGAAATCCCTCCTGTGATCACAgagcataaacacaaacacagccaagACAATTCATAGCTTTTTATATTTGAAGATTTGAATAGGAGCTGTTTTCACATGTGATCTCATTGCAAACTGTTGTTGAGTTTACCTCTATAAATGTACATAGCTTGCATTAGTTAAAACAACTACATAAAAACCAATTAACACTATATTTAGAGTGGGGCCAacttttttaaacagtttattctTATGCTATGGGACTATTCTGTTAAAAGTTGTGGAAACAAATTGAgcagacaccacacacataATGTTTAATCAGCAAGATCCAAACATATGAATATCTTTTGAAGTACTATTTTCCgtaatattgttatttttctttcctgctccttctctttctacgtaaattatttcaaaatatttgttttctttgtctttaatGAGGTCACCTCATGCTGAGGCTGGAAAACAAAGGTAAAtaggaaaatggaaaatggtTTCTGTTTCCAGTTTTCCAGTGGTACATTTTGTGTCCTGCAGGAAGTGCTGGTGAAGAAGATGGTGGTGGCATAGTCGGCAGGGAGTCCCTGTAGGAGTGACCAGGCCAGGAAACATGTGGACGTAGCACATAACATTCAAACTGATCATCTCCCTAAACCCTGCTGATTCCACACCAACTTCAAAACGCaaaccacctcctcctcctcctcttcatcatcatccccaTCATCATCAGTTGAAATATCAAAATCATTACACTGAGGGCATTTGAATttttgaaaaactaaatatgGTCTAATTTCCTTTTCCAAATAATTCCTCATGTTTACCAGCAGAacttaaatacaataaattggGGCCTAGTGTGTGGCCGGCTGCTCCCTGCCCCCCTGACATGTAGAGTCACTGAGCTTGAACATCTATTCTAGACTCTCATCTCTGGACACCAAATCAACTCTCATTCATTAATTGATTTAGTCCTTAACACATAATTCATTTTATGATATATAAAACCCACGAAGCAAAGAGCCTCCCATCCCTGTAGAATGTTTAGAGAAGTTAAGCAGCACCGTAAACAAAGCAGATTATACCTATATTCCAGAATTCAAGGCCTTCAACCTAACTGACTTAGTTACAACCACTCCCGTCAGAGGTAcctaataaaatgtttttgaaaacCAGAATTAAAAAGGATAGAAAAACCAACCAATGCCAAAGCTCAAatcatattatatattgtgattattatCACTTGAGTCCCCAGTTGCTCTCAGATCTATAGATTTAGTGACTTCCAGCTCCTTGTTTAGATTTTCCAGCTGCAGctatacagtttttttttttactcccaaCAAACACtcatattataataatattatattggGGGAACACAAATACATGGCTCAAAATAAATGGAAGCTAAGGTCGATCCATATTGCGGGAGCTGTTTGATCACACTATTTTCTTGAAAGGTtaactacggtggccctgaagtgcaaaaaaCAACGTCAAAGCATAACAGCAGATAAGAAACAGCATTAACTTCCAATGGAGAAAGCAGGTACCTACTATTGTCAAGGCTTGTCGCTGATTGGACGGACTTTAAACAGGaagaaaatgctgaaaaaacTTGTTCCATGATTTGCAGTTGTGTTCTGTAATttattgtgttatgtgatttgAAATCCATGGTCACCAAAGTTAGTCTTATcatatttcattgttttcacattttgttttactgCCAACAATTAGGCAGTAAAAATCAGTCAGGCTATTGTAACCTGggtttaaatggaaaaaagaaaaagaatcaaAATGTTCCAAGGTAACCAACACATTGAGATACAttggtttcatttttgtttcattcaaagTTTGAATAATAAGCAAAATGTAATTTGAGTAGCTAATCTCCATGGCAGTTagcaaaactacagagaaaTGTTGCTTACTTAAATACATTTCCCTCAAAAACCCTGttagaataaataaatttaCCTCAAAGTTTGTCTCATGTGTCAGAGTAGGAGATGCTCCTCCCCTGCAGGAGGCTGAGGCgctcctctccatcctcatcccacacacacatacacacacacacacacacacacacacacacacacacacacacacacacacacacacacacacacacacacacacacacacacacacacacacacacacacacacacacacacacacacacacacacacacacacacacaaacacgcacacaccgACAGCCTCACCAGTCTGGCTGCTGGTCCCCGTCCAGTTCCCTGCTCCTCTGTTGCTTGTTCTCATGACTTCTCTCCGAGACAAACACTCTGTGCAGTGGGACACAAAGCACCAGGGGCCAGTGGATTAGTGacctgttgttgctgctgctgctgccgagcGACTGCTGAAGACTGTTGTTTCTACACTGAAACTGTTGTTTTAACTGGACTTTGATGAGGATTTTGTCCATGTCTTGTGTGGGATGATGGCTCAGGCAGTACCCATCATTCTAATACTTGGCATTATCCTGAATATCAGCTGTGTTGCTGGTAAGTGAACCAAATAATACTTACCAACTATTGACTAAATTCATTAACAAAATTGAGTTGTGTAATATAGGAGTTTGTATTGAccgattttttttgtttttatcaatctAATATGCGAGTAAGAGGACGGATACAAATTGGCTTTCTCAATATTTTTATGGTTATTGAACtgaataaatgtgaaatgtgaggaatatgaaaatgtattgtaatgtCAGCTGATTTTTATTCTCATGTACGGACAAAGGGATTTgttgagaaaaagagagacactTTAAACCAAACCAGACATAGTCCCAGTTTCTATTTGTTGAAGAACTCATCAAGTTGAATTAAGGTAAATGTGCATAATGCCTACATGGTCAGCTTTACAGGTTTTTCCCCTTACAATAGAATATGAGCTGTAGGGCCTCACAGGGAGGTGGGGACAGCCTGTATCCTCAGAAACAGGAACCCCACCGACACCACCCTTGGCTGGGCTATTGAGCCTGACGCGGCCCATCTTCCCCTGCTTCCTGTTTTTACACAGCTCCGCCATTTTCTGAGGCAGTGGAAAAAATGGCCCCTGAATAGCCCCAGAGCCACTTACACAACAGGTCCCATCCTCCACTTTTGTTCTGCTTTGTTCCTTCAGTTTCAACTGATTTTCAACTGCTTTTCTTTTGATCAAAATCTTTACAGGAACCGAGCCATGTGTCTGACGTGACATTTGTTTCCTTAGAGACTGATGTTACAAtgtttggttttggtctttGCTGTGATTGACTTGTGTTATCATGTGATTGACCCATGCAGCCATTGAACTGCGGTTTATGCCTGATCCGCCGACACTTAACCTCTATGGCTCTCACAGGATGAACAAATCGGACAACCTGGAGCTAACATGCAGGTATTTATTAATGATAAGTGTTGTTTACTGCATTCCCTCCCTCCACTGACCCAAGCGTGCACAGATCATCAGCAGATCACTGTCTTGTCTCTTGACTGGCAGGGGTCGCCAGCACCTGAGGTGGTCAACTCCCCCGACAAGCACGCGCTTCTCCATCAGTGAGTGCAGCGGGTCAGGACTCTTCTGCACAACGCTGAGGCTCTCCAACGCAACAGTCAATGAAACTGGACAGTACCAGTGTTCCTACAGAGACATGAAAGTTGAAGATGGCAAGACTTCAGCTGCAGCTTATGTCTTTGTTCACGGTAGGACTGCACCTGCACAAATGCATAGATTTTGATGCGATGTTGTGTTATTTAGAAGACCATGCATAATAT is part of the Limanda limanda chromosome 9, fLimLim1.1, whole genome shotgun sequence genome and encodes:
- the srd5a3 gene encoding polyprenol reductase isoform X1, yielding MPGRSLLSWIRVFWSFLACCFLAALCVHKLSSKYQTCRMYIVFQDLIRYGKTKQHLKRDEWLRVFDVPKSMEIQLQPLLSSRCFWHFYAVSVCWNGFLLTLYLNFTFRHHSLPSWLTGTLDMLSGARDADSQVPQLSTLLVQLLLWLHSLRRLLECLWVSVFSDGAMHVLQYVFGLGYYIVLGLTVLGSDQGGKGAGSLLSKLSWFHVAGFGFFVAASLLQHQSIVLLARLRTGKSGSVETLAHKVPTGGWFELVSCPHYFSELLIYISLALVYGGLSLTWWLVVLYVLFNQALAAQLCHELYISKYESYPRHRKAFIPFVF
- the srd5a3 gene encoding polyprenol reductase isoform X2, whose translation is MPGRSLLSWIRVFWSFLACCFLAALCVHKLSSKYQTCRMYIVFQDLIRYGKTKQHLKRDEWLRVFDVPKRCFWHFYAVSVCWNGFLLTLYLNFTFRHHSLPSWLTGTLDMLSGARDADSQVPQLSTLLVQLLLWLHSLRRLLECLWVSVFSDGAMHVLQYVFGLGYYIVLGLTVLGSDQGGKGAGSLLSKLSWFHVAGFGFFVAASLLQHQSIVLLARLRTGKSGSVETLAHKVPTGGWFELVSCPHYFSELLIYISLALVYGGLSLTWWLVVLYVLFNQALAAQLCHELYISKYESYPRHRKAFIPFVF